TGCCGTTGAGGGAATCGCGCCGTTAATTTTTTCGCCAATAATAATCATTTTTTACCTCCAGGTAAATTTTATTTAATCAGTTGTAAACTGACTTTGCACTACTCATATGTTTTTTACGAAATCACTACTTTTTTTATAATTTCATAGCAAAATAGAATTGCGTTAGTATGATTAAAAATAATCATTTTATCTTCTTGCTAAAACGTTTCCATCATTTGCAAAGATAATAACTTAATAAATTTATTGATATCACATTAAACAAATAAACGATTTTAATAAAATAAATATTCTATCTATTCATTTTTATTTGATAATATTACACTAAAAATACTGTTATTCATATTAAAAGTATATTACGACAAAACATCTTTCAAATTTTGTCACACATTTTCGTTGCCCTATCTAAAGATATCTTGTACGGGTATAGTATAGCATTATTGCAAAGGAGCGTCAATTACTTTTTTAAATGTATTTAACATTTTACGATATCGTAAAATGTTAGTATATATTCAATACTTTGCTATATTTATTTATTTATTACACGTAGTTAATATACCATTCGCCCTTTTTCTGCTACTGATTGATCATTTTTTGACTTTATTTTCAATTTAAGTGATCCCTATTTTAACCAACGGTCTGAGAAATGTTACTCAATCAAAAAAAGAGAACTCCATCAAATTATTGTTAACAATAATTTGATGGAGTTCTCTTTAAAACATTATTTTGCAATTGCCGATAAACAAGCATTGTTTTTGAAATAATCATAACTGATTCCACATTCGCCAACTTCCCGAATATTTTTGCTGGTCTTTTTGTAATCTGCATGATAATCAGATCCACCGGAAATAATTGCGACCTTGTCTGTATACATTTCCTTGATTTTTTCAATGATTTCATTTTTGGTCAACTTCCCGTGATAGGTCGTTTTGTCATAGGTATAGGAAGCTTCAATCCCGTCTAAGCCAGCTTCAATTAGGGATTCAATAAATTCATCCCTGCTGATTTTTTTTTCGTCAATTTTTATAGTTTCATCAATTAAATAAGGATGGGCAAGAATACAAATTCCACCGGTTTCATGTGCAAGTTTAATAATATCGACAGCTTTCGGTTTTTGCCGTTTAACAGAGTACTCGGGATTATTTCGACATAACAGTTTTCCGTCACTCCAAGTTTCGACATATCCTTTTTCTGCCATCAGATTAAATATGATTTTTTTCTGCACATCTTCTGACTTTCTCGGAATTCCACCATAATTTAAAACTTCATCCCATGTAATCGGAAAACCTTTTTTAGTTAATACCTCTGTCAATTCGCGATAAGTATGGATCTTACTTTCAACAATTTTTTTATTCATCTCACGAATTTTGTCATCGCTGTAATCACAACCCAAAACCACCAAATGTACATCTTCGGCTTGTGTCTCACATGAAAATTCAATTCCGGGAAGAACTTTCACTCCTTTTGTTTTGGCATAAGCTGTCATATCAACCATAATGCCATTGACTTCGATTTTATCTGCCGGAAGAACATCATGATCCGTCATCGCGATGACACACATACCTAGACTAGAGGCTTTATCTATTAATTCTTTCGGTGTATCGCTGCCATCGGAACGAGTCGTGTGACAATGTAGATCAACCTCATAATTGGGACGTTTTCGATCACTAAGGCTAAAAAAACGGATATGTTCTTGAACCATTTTTTTTACTTGTTCCTTAACGTAAGCATCCAGTTTCAATGGATTATTCTGTTTAGGGTTTTGTTCCATATAATCCTTCATACCTTGACAATAAGCAATCTTTACAGCGGTCGAAATATTGACTTTGGCAGCCCCCAGATCAATCAACCGATAAAACATACCATCCGTCAGTCCGGTCCCACCATGTAATACCAAAGGACAAGGCGAATTGCTATTAATTGTTTCAAAAAGGTCATAATCAAGATTTATTTCGCCTTTATAAACACCATGAGCAGTTCCAATAGCTGGCGCAAAAGCATCTACTTTGGTTTCACTTAAAAATACTTTGCAATCTTCCAATCGAGCATGTGCCCCTTCGCCTTCTTTAACATAGATATCGTCTTCAACACCAACAATAGCACCTAACTCCCCTTCAACTGTCACATCAAATTTTTGGGCATAAGCAACAATTTCTTTAGTATTAGCGATATTCTCTAAAAGCGGCAGTTTTGAACCATCATACATAACCGAAGACCATCCGGCATCGATACACGTTTTGGTAAATGCAACGTCTGTCGAATGATCCAGATGAATCGCAACTTTTACCTTTGCCTCTTCAACAATTGGTTTTAACCAACTCATCATTTCTATTACGCCAAACGCTTTTACGGTCTTCACCGAAGTTTGCAGAATAATATTTTGGTTCAGCTCTTCTGCTCCTTCAACCGC
This is a stretch of genomic DNA from Acetobacterium woodii DSM 1030. It encodes these proteins:
- a CDS encoding ketose-bisphosphate aldolase, producing the protein MSYVNMKSILTDARKNRYAVGAFNIVNYLTAKAAVEGAEELNQNIILQTSVKTVKAFGVIEMMSWLKPIVEEAKVKVAIHLDHSTDVAFTKTCIDAGWSSVMYDGSKLPLLENIANTKEIVAYAQKFDVTVEGELGAIVGVEDDIYVKEGEGAHARLEDCKVFLSETKVDAFAPAIGTAHGVYKGEINLDYDLFETINSNSPCPLVLHGGTGLTDGMFYRLIDLGAAKVNISTAVKIAYCQGMKDYMEQNPKQNNPLKLDAYVKEQVKKMVQEHIRFFSLSDRKRPNYEVDLHCHTTRSDGSDTPKELIDKASSLGMCVIAMTDHDVLPADKIEVNGIMVDMTAYAKTKGVKVLPGIEFSCETQAEDVHLVVLGCDYSDDKIREMNKKIVESKIHTYRELTEVLTKKGFPITWDEVLNYGGIPRKSEDVQKKIIFNLMAEKGYVETWSDGKLLCRNNPEYSVKRQKPKAVDIIKLAHETGGICILAHPYLIDETIKIDEKKISRDEFIESLIEAGLDGIEASYTYDKTTYHGKLTKNEIIEKIKEMYTDKVAIISGGSDYHADYKKTSKNIREVGECGISYDYFKNNACLSAIAK